A single Drechmeria coniospora strain ARSEF 6962 chromosome 03, whole genome shotgun sequence DNA region contains:
- a CDS encoding zinc homeostasis factor 1, producing MANPTSKWAWSKSTRIKIMLVIDTLFFLLELIVGFLAHSLALTADAFHMLNDIISLAIGLWAVVVAQKATTDEFTFGWVRAEILGAFFNAVFLIALCVSIILEALTRFVEPPEIKQPQLILIVGCAGLFSNLLGFVVLGGHGHSHGDEEDHDHDHAHGHGHAHGHDHAHDHSHDHAHDHAHDHAHDHHDHDVEQGHSTRDIRIELADEDGAVNDVLPEVVAQRAMTDGADSTRRIRFGENTVGRDEPSSPAGRLSSQLRGRARRRSSKGGHSRFASIDDMSIHPASFRQDIINASLAVSVNSPIEVAESDTSEEAPSGNAGLASGENSPLLAEGGHGNHGTMDPKFAAACYSPGIMKRRPRRDSSVHVGHNHTLPRKPGSKASGHNHADMGMNAMMLHVLGDALGNVGVIITALIIWLTDWPGKIYADPTVSLLITAIILKTSIPLTLATARVLLQATPENISIQEIRQDIEGLPGVVSCHHVHVWQLSDTKVVASLHLQVSFPINTHSGEKYMQLAKRARKCLHAYGIHSATIQPEFCLDAKPQRDGDDATLRMDGSVNDAADNGCLLACVDDCEAQGCCNGQDASSRASSTRRCSDSSQGGAAGPQ from the exons ATGGCTAACCCAACCTCCAAATGGGCGTGGTCCAAAAGCACTCGCATAAAGATcatgctcgtcatcgacacTCTTTTCtttctcctcgagctcatcgtcggcttcctcgcccaCTCCCTCGCCCTGACGGCCGATGCCTTCCACATG CTCAACGACATCATTtcgctcgccatcggcctGTGGGCCGTCGTGGTGGCTCAGAAAGCAACGACGGACGAGTTTACATTTGGC TGGGTTCGCGCCGAGATACTGGGTGCCTTCTTCAACGCCGTCTTCCTCATCGCCCTCTGCGTCTCCATCATCCTCGAGGCTCTCACCCGATTCGTCGAGCCGCCGGAGATCAAGCAGCCGCAGCTgatcctcatcgtcggctgCGCCGGTCTCTTCTCCAACCTCCtgggcttcgtcgtcctcggcggtcACGGCCACTcgcacggcgacgaagaggaccacgaccacgaccacgcACACGGACATGGCCACGCACACGGACATGACCACGCACACGACCACTCACACGACCACGCGCACGACCACGCGCACGACCACGCACACGACCACCATGACCACGATGTTGAGCAGGGACACTCGACGAGGGATATCCGCATCgagcttgccgacgaggacggcgccgtcaaCGACGTTCTCCCCGAGGTTGTCGCCCAGAGGGCGATgacggacggcgccgactcgACGCGCCGCATTCGATTCGGAGAGAACACGGTGGGCCGGGACGAAcccagctcgccggcggGCCGGCTGTCCAGCCAGCTGAGAGGACGGGCCCGACGTCGGTCCAGCAAGGGTGGCCACTCACGCTTCGCCAGCATCGATGACATGAGCATCCACCCTGCCAGTTTCCGGCAAGACATCATCAACGCGagcctcgccgtctccgtcaaCTCGCCCAtcgaggtggccgagagCGACACGAGCGAGGAGGCGCCCTCGGGCAACGCGGGCTTGGCCTCGGGCGAGAACTcgcccctcctcgccgagggcggccacGGCAACCACGGGACGATGGACCCCAAGTTTGCCGCCGCGTGCTACTCGCCGGGCATCATGAAGCGCAGGCCGCGCCGCGACTCGAGCGTCCACGTCGGCCACAACCACACCCTGCCCCGCAAGCCCGGCTCCAAGGCAAGCGGCCACAACCACGCGGACATGGGCATGAACGCCATGATGCTCCACGTGCTCGGCGACGCGCTCGGAAACGTCGGCGTCATCATCACCGCCCTCATCATCTGGCTCACGGACTGGCCGGGAAAGATCTACGCCGACCCGACCGTGTCGCTGCTCATCACGGCCATCATCCTCAAGACGTCGATCCCCCTCACGCTGGCGACGGCCCGAGTGCTCCTGCAGGCGACGCCGGAGAACATCAGCATCCAGGAGATTCGTCAGGACATCGAGGGGCTCCCCGGCGTCGTCAGCTGCCACCACGTCCACGTCTGGCAGCTGTCCGACACCAAGGTGGTGGCCAGCCTGCACCTCCAGGTCTCCTTCCCCATCAACACGCACAGCGGCGAGAAGTACATGCAGCTGGCCAAGCGGGCCAGGAAATGCCTCCACGCCTACGGCATCCACAGCGCGACGATCCAGCCCGAGTTTTGTCTCGACGCGAAGCCCCAGCGCGACGGGGACGACGCGACGCTCCGAATGGACGGCAGCGtcaacgacgccgccgacaacgGTTGCTTGCTGGCGTGCGTCGACGACTGCGAGGCCCAAGGCTGCTGCAACGGCCAGGACGCatcctcgagggcgtcgtcgacgcgccgCTGCAGCGATTCGTCGCaaggcggcgccgccggacCCCAGTAG
- a CDS encoding DUF52 domain-containing protein, which produces MATRPAGKAGTWYPRALPELDGQLDGYLAAVPQTVNGSSLPIPGARIIIAPHAGYDYSGKCAAWAYACLDLSNAKRVFLLGPSHTYYLEGCAVTTYAKYATPYGDFTVDRSTIRQVKEAGEMADIPPSSDRDEHSLEMHLPYLHRRCGSTFSSPDAFPTIVPILVGDNDQAEEKAFGRILAPHLKDPANVFIISSDFCHWGQRFSYMPYCAGNDIGKLRRLSRAEASPTGPPIHETIRLLDEATMEAVVSGKYDAFAENIKETKNTVCGRHPIGVAMAALEHLAGESDDESRHRFKVVLYDRSNLVQRPNDFSVSYVSAPNPPFFIRWPVVTIINIILPPNQPPTPAILGSPTVDHAEASTVVENVPFPPAFEPNRLAYITARPTDGSASHRAPHFIMSVRVSPLVSLLFAYGGPANPYDQRDNGPQYGAPAQQQPHYGQGPSYGGHGYDQNAPAHGGYGGGTVEMAPLAQNAGSMAGSDPNGILNECRDIDRGIDEIDRNLDQLRMIQTRTLDDADSSASSANNRHLDALSSETMALYRSLTERVRSVKSNPDSRTPKNNPQVGRVDRRLKAAIQQYQQVESQFRKRTQDQMARQYRIVRPDASEDEVRAAVEDTSNGQVFSQALMQSDRQGRARAALSAVQDRHQALVKIEQQMVELSQLFQDMDTLVVQQEAAVMQIEQKGEEVVDNLDKGNEEMGVAVNTARKTRKKKWICLGISVAIIIVVIIIVLIYIFVIRGTTGGNKAKRDVIENIAIPVADALADHVREGADTIASDQMALVHQRLHIPQIQ; this is translated from the exons ATGGCTACTCGACCGGCAGGAAAGGCCGGCACATGGTATCCCCGAGCGCtccccgagctcgacggccagctcgacggatatctcgccgccgtcccccAGACGGTCAACGGCAGCTCCCTGCCGATCCCCGGGGCCAGGATCATCATCGCCCC CCACGCCGGCTACGACTACTCGGGAAAATGCGCGGCCTGGGCCTACGCCTGCCTCGACCTCAGCAACGCGAAGCGTgtcttcctcctcgggcCCTCGCACACATACTACCTGGAGGGGTGCGCCGTCACGACGTACGCAAAGTATGCCACTCCGTATGGCGATTTTACCGTGGACAGGAGCACGATCCGGCAGGTCAAGGAGGCGGGCGAGATGGCAGACATCCCCCCGTCGTCGGACCGGGACGAGCACTCCCTCGAAATGCACCTGCCGTACCTCCACAGACGCTGCGGTAGCACCTTTTCCTCCCCCGACGCCTTCCCGACCATCGTGCCCATCCTGGTGGGGGACAACGAccaggccgaggagaaggctTTTGGCAGGATCCTCGCCCCCCACCTCAAAGACCCGGCGAACGTCTTCATCATCAGCTCGGATTTCTGCCACTGGGGCCAGCGCTTCTCCTACATGCCGTACTGCGCCGGCAACGACATCGGCAAGCTGAGGAGGCTCAGCAGGGCGGAGGCTTCCCCGACGGGACCCCCCATCCACGAGACGATTCGATTGCTCGACGAGGCTACCATGGAAGCCGTCGTGAGCGGCAAGTATGACGCCTTTGCCGAGAACATCAAGGAGACCAAGAACACCGTCTGCGGCAGACACCCGATCGGAGTTGCCATGGCCGCGCTGGAGCATCTCGCGGGAgaatccgacgacgagtcgagGCACCGCTTCAAAGTCGTGCTCTACGACCGCAGCAACCTGGTGCAACGACCAAACGACTTTAGCGTCAGCTATGTCTCCGC CCCAAACCCCCCCTTTTTCATTCGATGGCCAGTCGTCACAATCATCAACATCATTCTACCACCTAACCAACCTCCCACTCCCGCAATCCTCGGATCACCAACCGTCGACCACGCGGAAGCatcgaccgtcgtcgaaaACGTCCCTTTCCCTCCAGCCTTCGAGCCGAACCGACTCGCATACATCACCGCtcgaccgaccgacggcAGCGCGAGCCATCGCGCTCCCCATTTCATCATGAGTGTTCGTGTTTCACCTCTGGTCTCCCTACTGTTCGC ATACGGCGGTCCGGCGAACCCCTACGATCAGCGGGACAACGGCCCCCAGTATGGCGCTCccgcccagcagcagcctcaCTACGGCCAAGGCCCCTCGTACGGTGGCCATGGCTATGATCAGAACGCGCCCGCGCACGGTGGCTATGGAG gcggcaccgtcgagaTGGCTCCCCTGGCCCAGAATGCTGGCTCCATGGCCGGCAGCGACCCCAACGGCATCCTCAACGAGTGCAGGGACATTGATCGTGGCATTGACGAGATTGACCGCAACCTTGACCAGCTCCGCATGATCCAGACGCGGACcctggacgacgccgacagtTCGGCATCGAGCGCCAACAACCGTCATCTCGACGCCCTCTCCTCGGAAACGATGGCCCTCTACCGCAGCCTGACGGAGCGTGTCCGGAGCGTCAAGTCGAACCCCGATTCGCGCACTCCCAAGAACAACCCCCaggtcggccgagtcgaccGCCGGCTAAAGGCCGCCATTCAGCAGTACCAGCAAGTCGAGTCCCAGTTCCGAAAGCGCACCCAGGACCAGATGGCCCGCCAGTACCGCATCGTGCGCCCCGACGcttccgaggacgaggttcgcgcggcggtcgaggacACCAGCAACGGCCAGGTCTTCTCCCAGGCCTTGATGCAGAGCGACAGGCAGGGACGCGCGCGCGCAGCCCTCTCTGCCGTTCAGGATCGCCACCAAGCGCTGGTCAAGATTGAGCAGCAGATGGTTGAGCTGTCTCAGCTGTTCCAGGACATGGACACGCTCGTCGTCCAGCAGGAGGCTGCCGTCATGCAGATTGAGCAAAAAGGTGAGGAGGTCGTCGACAACCTGGACAAGGGCAACGAGGAGATGGGAGTCGCCGTCAACACGGCTCGCAAGACGAGAAAGAAGAAGTGGATCTGCCTGGGAATCAGCG tggccatcatcatcgttgtcatcatcatcgtcctcATCTACATCTTTGTCATCCGCGGCACGACCGGAGGAAACAAAGCCAAGCGAGACGTCATCGAGAATATCGCCATACCGgttgccgacgccctcgcggACCATGTGCGAGAAGGTGCTGACACAATCGCCTCGGACCAGATGGCCCTGGTCCACCAGCGTCTTCATATTCCGCAAATACAATGA
- a CDS encoding amidase protein: MLLDYLQHRRDCRFKQDERLRRIRALKAYHAPFSVLDRQTVNSSIEDLVDQVHRNPSRASDLLLTYGKVALKAHEKTNCVTEVLIQDAEKWIRDGSVNLEGPLAGIPVSVKDTIDVKGYDSTVGMTCNVHKPKTTDGATARLLKDLGAVPYVKTNVPITLLSFESANDVWGRSTNPYDDKYTPGGSTGGEGALLALGGRIGIGSDVAGSVRCPAHFSGIYSLKCSTGRWPKLGMSTSMPGQDGVPAVYSPMARTLNDLRYFTRAVIQRGTWRYDHSCHPMPWREDVVQEYREKKTLRVGVYRTDGVIDPSPACRRALDMTEAALRRAGHQIVEIDPPSGYEGLQLASRLLCADGLETVQAFFRTGEWNDRGAAQMRFYARLPRVVKYVHYLWVRYVRRDPLWAGLLRHWHPTTTHEYWGLIARREAYKRGWFDMWEETKLDFIIAPPNATPAVPHQGMHDAVSSCAYTFLFNLVSPAIRSSPREARPTLTRDQIDYTAAVMPVTHVDRVKDRLPADFSMRKLNGIAQGAYKHYDADAMHGLPVGIQVIGRRLEEEKVLTLMARVEEALGDDKFQLLDLD, from the exons ATGCTGTTGGACTACTTGCAGCACCGCCGGGACTG TCGGTTCAAGCAGGATGAGCGCCTGAGACGCATCAGGGCCTTGAAGGCCTACCACGCACCCTTCAGCGTCCTCGACCGGCAGACGGTAAACAGTTCGATCGAGGATCTCGTCGATCAAGTGCACAGGAACCCCAGCAGAGCGTCGGACCTTCTCCTCACCTACGGCAAGGTGGCCCTCAAGGCTCACGAAAAGACCAACTGCGTCACCGAAGTCCTCATCCAGGATGCCGAGAAGTGGATCAGGGACGGCTCCGTCAACCTCGAGGGCCCCCTCGCGGGGATTCCCGTCAGCGTCAAGGACACCATCGACGTCAAGGGCTACGACAGCACCGTCGGCATGACGTGCAACGTCCACaagccgaagacgacggacggcgcgacggcgaggctgctcaaggacctcggcgccgtccccTACGTCAAGACCAACGTGCCCATCACCCTGCTCAGCTTCGAGTCCGCCAACGACGTCTGGGGACGGTCGACGAACCCGTACGACGACAAGTACACCCCCGGCGGctccaccggcggcgagggtgccctcctggccctcggcggccgcatcggcatcggcagcgacgtcgccggcagcgTCCGCTGCCCCGCCCACTTCTCGGGCATCTACTCTCTCAAGTGTTCCACCGGCCGCTGGCCCAAGCTGGGCATGAGCACGAGCATGCCCGGCCAGGATGGCGTCCCGGCCGTCTACAGCCCCATGGCCCGCACCCTCAACGACCTCCGCTACTTCACCCGCGCCGTCATCCAGCGCGGCACCTGGCGGTACGACCATTCGTGCCACCCCATGCCCTGGCGCGAGGACGTCGTCCAGGAGTATCGGGAGAAGAAGACGCTGCGCGTGGGCGTCTACCGCACCGACGGCGTCATCGACCCCAGCCCCGCCTGCAGGCGTGCCCTGGACATGACCGAGGCGGCCCTGCGCCGGGCGGGCCACCAGATCGTCGAGATCGACCCGCCCTCGGGCTACGAGGGCCTCCAACTTGCCTCCCGCCTGCTCTGCGCCGACGGCTTGGAAACCGTCCAGGCCTTCTTCCGCACCGGCGAGTGGAACGACCGCGGCGCCGCCCAGATGCGCTTCTACGCCAGGCTCCCGCGCGTCGTCAAGTACGTGCACTACCTCTGGGTTCGCTACGTCCGACGCGATCCCCTCTgggccggcctgctgcggcACTGgcacccgacgacgacgcacgaGTACTGGGGCCTGATTGCCCGCAGGGAAGCCTACAAGCGCGGCTGGTTCGACATGTGGGAGGAGACCAAGCTGGACTTTATCATCGCGCCCCCGAACGCGACCCCCGCCGTGCCGCACCAAGGCATGCACGACGCCGTGAGCAGCTGCGCGTACACGTTCCTGTTCAACCTCGTGAGCCCCGCCATCCGTTCCTCGCCGCGAGAGGCCCGGCCGACGCTAACACGCGACCAGATCGATTACACCGCGGCCGTCATGCCCGTCACCCACGTCGATAGGGTCAAGGACAGGCTGCCGGCCGACTTCAGCATGCGCAAGCTGAACGGCATCGCCCAGGGTGCCTACAAGCActacgacgccgacgccatgcaCGGCCTGCCGGTCGGCATCCAGGTCATCGGACGacggctcgaggaggagaaggtgCTGACGCTCATGGcgagggtcgaggaggccctcggcgacgacaagtTTCAGCTCCTGGACCTCGACTGA
- a CDS encoding DNA damage response protein WSS1, with protein sequence MSDKPVGAYVHLDKEPRAGEALHMLKKVASLVQPIMRARGWRVGQLAEFYPQDASLLGVNQNRGSKICLRLRHAGDHAQFLPMESVTDTMLHELCHNVHGPHNQCFYSLWDQVRDELEGLMIKGYTGESFLSDGHRLGGSKLPGHEVRRLGRAAAARGRLQHAGKGPGCRLGGATPAVGQSIRHVVGAAAERRNRILRGCPAERLNGREIQEIADRATENGFRTQAEEDGANDAAIARAMWESFRDEDGQWFGDNHVPASAAAPMKPGSSSAVSAEAKNGSSASADARPSFGTGAGESRQADAPGWECHVCTLQNSAEHLCCDACSVERPTVRKRKRAGPESGATGLPRTTIDLTESPGRDRGKQFRPSRHGGPRPTWTCKACTTEMEHRWWTCAQCGWIKDSS encoded by the exons ATGTCCGACAAGCCGGTCGGCGCCTACGTCCACCTCGACAAGGAGCCCCGTGCGGGTGAAGCGCTGCACATGCTGAAGAAGGTGGCCTCACTGGTGCAGCCCATCATGAGAGCCAGAGGGTGGAGAGTTGGCCAGCTTGCAGAGTTCTACCCGCAGGATGCCAGCCTGCTCG GCGTCAACCAGAACAGAGGAAGCAAGATCTGTCTGCGCTTACGACACGCCGGCGACCATGCTCAATTCTTACCGATGGAGAGCGTGACGGACACGATGCTCCACGAACTGTGCCACAATGTCCATGGCCCTCACAACCAGTGCTTCTACTCGCTCTGGGATCAGGTGCGCGATGAGTTGGAGGGTCTCATGATCAAGGGATACACGGGCGAATCCTTCCTGTCCGACGGTCATCGCCTGGGAGGCTCCAAGCTGCCGGGCCACGAAGtccgtcgactcggccgcgcggcggcagcacgtGGCCGATTGCAGCATGCTGGAAAGGGACCCGGTTGTCGCCTTGGCGGTGCAACCCCTGCTGTCGGCCAAAGCATCCGCCACGTTGTcggggccgcggccgagcgtCGTAACAGGATCCTTCGCGGATGCCCAGCGGAGCGACTCAACGGGCGGGAAATTCAGGAAATCGCCGACAGAGCGACGGAGAATGGGTTCCGCAcgcaggccgaggaggacggcgcgAACGATGCGGCCATTGCTCGAGCCATGTGGGAATCTTTTcgggacgaggatggccaATGGTTCGGGGACAATCATGTCCCAGCGTCTGCGGCAGCGCCCATGAAGCCCGGAAGCAGCTCTGCCGTATCCGCCGAGGCCAAAAACGGAAGCTCAGCTTCGGCAGATGCCCGGCCGTCATTCGGGACAGGTGCTGGGGAAAGCCGGCAGGCCGACGCGCCGGGGTGGGAGTGCCACGTATGCACCCTTCAGAATTCGGCGGAACATCTTTGCTGTGACGCCTGCTCTGTGGAACGACCGACCGTTCGGAAGCGAAAGCGTGCCGGTCCAGAGTCTGGCGCGACCGGCCTGCCCCGGACGACCATCGACCTGACGGAAAGTCCCGGGCGCGATCGTGGCAAGCAATTTCGTCCGTCACGTCACGGcggccctcggccgacgtggacCTGCAAGGCCTGCACGACAGAGATGGAGCACCGATGGTGGACCTGCGCACAATGCGGCTGGATAAAGGACAGCTCGTGA